The Candidatus Aminicenantes bacterium genome contains the following window.
CGGTCGCCCCTACTTCTTGCCTCTTCAACTCTTCAACTTTACTTACACTTTTTTACTTACACTTTCGCGGATCCAATCCAGGTAAGCCGGAAGCCCGGCTTCAATGGGGATTTTCAGGATTTCCGGACACTCGTAGGGATGCTCCCGCTTCAGGAACGCTTCCACTTCGGGATAACGGCTTGCCAAGGTCTTGGCAATCAGGATCGCTTCTTCGGCCCGTTCTATTCGTCCCCGCCAGCGGTACCGGGAGATCGCTCCCGGCACCACGCTGACACAGGCACACAAGCGGTTCTCAACCAGGGCGCAGGCCAACCCATGGGCTGCGCGCCCGTCGGATAACGCTGTCAGGACCAGACAGTACTCAGCGTTACTCTTGTTCGTCGACCGGCTCATCTTCAACAAAGGCCGGATCTTCTTCCGTGACATCTTCCATTGCCACGTCTTCGGCCGGCGCGGCTTCATCCACTGGTTCCCCGGCTTTCATTTTGTCGTATTCGGCCTGGGTCAGGATATTCAGGATAATCAAGCGATTGGGCAGGACACGTTCTTCAACGTTGAGTTCGTATTTGACCAACTCAAACACATAATCCTCTTCCGAACCGTCTTTGAACACCACGTGAGTGGTCACCGGGATCTTGGTGGTTTTGCCCGTATATATCTCCGGACTCTGCCTCACACCGGTTGACAGCTTAACTATCTCCTGCTCGAACTCGATGTCGTTCTTGAGCTTACCCATTGCGGCCACGAGTTGACG
Protein-coding sequences here:
- a CDS encoding divalent-cation tolerance protein CutA; the encoded protein is MSRSTNKSNAEYCLVLTALSDGRAAHGLACALVENRLCACVSVVPGAISRYRWRGRIERAEEAILIAKTLASRYPEVEAFLKREHPYECPEILKIPIEAGLPAYLDWIRESVSKKV